One window of the Cryptomeria japonica chromosome 7, Sugi_1.0, whole genome shotgun sequence genome contains the following:
- the LOC131060153 gene encoding probable LRR receptor-like serine/threonine-protein kinase At4g36180, with the protein MAVFWARVRRKTGRVPVVMVVVAVVVMMVVVAEGREKDGAGDDLRALLALKMSVEDPGEGLKSWNISSPNAPCDWRGVSCFSSRVWELRLPGLDLRGPLTEEIGRLSELRRLSLRSNGFNGSIPLSLAKCGHLHALYLQSNRFSGRLPSLLANLSELQVVNVADNLLLGEIQGVGWGSRSMKYLDLSGNAFSGNIPPSLVLSRRLSFIDLSFNELSGPVPADLGKLPLLEFLSLDRNKIEGSIPRALGNCSNLVSVSMDYNRLTGQLPAALGALPKLERLSVRGNNLLGGIPASIFNSSSLRILQLGFNYFSGFPSMTSAARWRFRVMDVESNNLRGLIPTFFTSLSNLEVLSLSNNSLSGPIPSSIGKLGLLQQLNLSRNFLSGSIPSSISQCRDLEVLNLEGNRLGGSIPLSLSSLASLKELYLGRNRLEGRIPEGIGRLTMLEVLSLPSNNLSGTIPEELDLPNLRIMDLAENGLSGELPLGMGSLQSLRVLNLSANSFKGVVPSTIGSLFKLQSLDLSQQHLTGNLPVELAALPKLHYLSLGGNSFYGGIPDGFSSLEKLQILNLSANSLSGPIPDSFGFLGALVSLSLWGNGLSGNIPGELGNCSSLVTLRVRGNQLQGSIPPQISRLSKLEEVDVGSNHLSGGIPQGISNCTSLKWVALDGNNLTGTIPKSLGLIMGLQKLFLEGNKLSGTIPEEVGELRNLETLDLSANNLSGSIPSALCRIKPLQHLNLSHNHLRGKIPCTRFNAASFAYNPGLCGPPLKSACAQGPVVGHGHGHGHGHGRRGRDRAFAIAIAIAVVCGSLCILIVVGISIAFFVIRVSRQRQAKAQIGEQEKKLVMFYTPITYGNVVEGSGHFDEEHVQSRTRYGIVFKVCLQDGSVFSVRRLAHQEGENVIQQSQFRQEAEALGSIKHRNLCILRGYYVSSEVRLLVYDYMPNGNLATLLQEASHQGGHVLNWPMRHLILLGIARGLAFLHTNSIVHGDVKPNNVQFDADFEAHLSDFGLDRLVATPADHPSSSTTAARSSMGYVSPEANLSGQMTKEGDVYSFGIVLLELLTGRRPLMLEQEEDMDIVKWVKRQLQTGQISQVFDPSVVEAEAEAEAEGEADPESSSEWEELLLAVKVGLLCTAPDPLDRPAMTEVLFMLEGCRIAPHLPSSAHASPL; encoded by the exons ATGGCGGTGTTTTGGGCGCGAGTGAGGAGAAAGACGGGAAGGGTAccagtggtgatggtggtggtggctgtggtggtgatgatggtggtggtAGCAGAGGGAAGAGAGAAAGATGGTGCAGGAGATGATTTGAGGGCGCTTTTGGCATTGAAAATGAGTGTGGAGGATCCGGGGGAAGGGCTAAAGAGCTGGAATATAAGCAGTCCTAATGCGCCCTGCGACTGGAGAGGAGTGTCCTGTTTTTCTTCAAGGGTGTGGGAGCTTCGGCTTCCGGGACTAGACCTTCGAGGTCCTCTCACAG AGGAGATTGGGAGGTTAAGCGAGCTCAGGAGGCTGAGCCTGAGATCCAATGGATTCAATGGAAGCATTCCCCTGTCGCTGGCAAAATGTGGGCATCTGCATGCACTATACCTCCAAAGCAATCGTTTTTCTGGGCGCTTGCCTTCTCTACTGGCTAATTTGTCCGAGCTGCAAGTTGTGAATGTGGCGGACAATTTGTTATTGGGAGAAATACAGGGCGTGGGATGGGGGAGCAGGAGCATGAAATACCTGGATCTTTCGGGTAATGCTTTCTCTGGGAACATACCCCCCTCTCTGGTCTTGAGCCGCCGTTTGAGTTTCATTGATCTTTCTTTCAATGAGTTGAGCGGTCCCGTTCCTGCAGATTTAGGAAAGCTGCCTTTGTTGGAGTTTTTAAGTCTGGATAGGAATAAGATCGAGGGAAGCATTCCTCGGGCCCTGGGAAATTGCTCCAATCTGGTATCCGTGAGCATGGATTATAACAGGCTTACCGGCCAACTGCCTGCCGCATTGGGGGCTCTTCCCAAACTGGAGAGGCTGTCTGTAAGGGGAAACAATCTGTTAGGCGGGATTCCAGCTTCTATATTCAACAGCTCTTCCTTGCGAATACTCCAACTGGGTTTCAACTACTTCTCAGGCTTCCCATCCATGACCAGTGCTGCCAGATGGAGATTCCGAGTAATGGACGTGGAGAGCAACAATCTCAGGGGCTTAATACCCACGTTTTTTACCAGTTTGTCGAATTTGGAGGTGCTATCTCTGTCCAATAACAGTCTGAGTGGCCcaattccttcttccattgggaagCTGGGGCTTCTGCAGCAGCTTAATTTATCTCGTAATTTTCTGTCTGGTTCAATCCCCTCAAGCATTTCACAATGTCGTGATTTGGAAGTGCTGAATTTAGAGGGCAACAGGTTGGGCGGTAGCATTCCTTTGTCTCTGAGCTCTTTAGCTTCTCTCAAAGAACTCTATTTGGGAAGAAACAGGTTGGAGGGAAGGATTCCGGAAGGTATAGGTAGGCTCACAATGCTGGAGGTGCTATCACTGCCCTCCAACAATCTATCAGGAACGATTCCGGAGGAGCTCGACCTTCCCAACCTCAGAATCATGGATCTGGCTGAAAATGGGCTGTCTGGGGAACTTCCGTTGGGCATGGGGTCTTTGCAGAGCTTGAGGGTTCTGAATCTCAGTGCAAATAGCTTTAAAGGCGTTGTGCCCTCCACTATTGGCAGCCTATTCAAGTTGCAATCGCTGGATTTGAGCCAACAACACTTGACTGGAAATTTGCCCGTTGAGCTTGCGGCCTTGCCCAAACTGCACTATCTTTCTCTGGGAGGAAACTCCTTTTATGGAGGCATTCCTGATGGTTTCAGTAGTCTAGAGAAATTACAAATTTTGAATCTGAGTGCAAATTCTTTATCAGGACCAATACCTGACAGCTTTGGCTTCCTGGGAGCACTTGTGAGTTTATCACTTTGGGGAAATGGTCTCTCTGGTAACATTCCAGGTGAGCTTGGGAATTGTTCCAGTCTGGTGACGCTAAGGGTCAGAGGCAACCAGCTTCAAGGCAGCATTCCTCCTCAAATCAGCCGTTTATCCAAGCTTGAAGAGGTGGACGTGGGAAGCAATCATTTGTCAGGAGGCATTCCACAGGGCATCTCCAATTGCACAAGCTTGAAATGGGTTGCCCTGGATGGAAACAATCTCACCGGTACAATCCCCAAATCACTGGGGCTTATCATGGGTCTCCAAAAGCTGTTTCTGGAGGGAAATAAATTGAGTGGTACAATTCCAGAGGAGGTGGGAGAGCTAAGAAACTTAGAGACGCTAGACCTTTCTGCAAACAATCTATCGGGTAGCATTCCCTCTGCCTTGTGTAGAATAAAGCCTCTCCAACACCTCAACCTCTCACACAATCATCTTAGAGGGAAAATTCCTTGTACTCGCTTCAATGCAGCTTCATTTGCCTATAATCCAGGCCTCTGTGGGCCTCCGCTCAAATCTGCATGCGCTCAAGGTCCTGTCGTTGGCCATggccatggtcatggtcatggtcatggcaGAAGGGGCAGAGACAGGGCTTTTGCCATTGCAATTGCCATTGCTGTGGTGTGCGGAAGCCTTTGCATCCTTATTGTGGTAGGCATTTCTATTGCCTTTTTTGTTATCAGGGTGAGCAGACAGAGGCAGGCGAAAGCCCAAATCGGCGAACAAGAAAAGAAGCTGGTCATGTTTTACACTCCAATAACATACGGGAATGTTGTGGAAGGAAGTGGGCACTTCGACGAGGAGCATGTGCAGAGCAGGACAAGGTATGGAATTGTGTTCAAGGTGTGTTTGCAGGATGGAAGTGTGTTTTCAGTTAGGAGATTAGCTCATCAGGAGGGAGAAAATGTCATCCAGCAGAGCCAATTCAGACAAGAAGCAGAAGCCCTGGGGAGCATTAAGCATCGCAATTTGTGCATTTTGAGGGGGTACTATGTGAGCAGTGAAGTAAGGCTACTGGTTTATGATTACATGCCCAATGGTAATCTAGCTACTCTTCTGCAGGAAGCCTCTCACCAGGGCGGCCATGTCCTTAACTGGCCGATGAGGCATCTGATTCTTCTGGGAATAGCACGAGGCCTTGCTTTCCTCCACACAAATTCAATTGTCCACGGGGATGTGAAGCCCAACAATGTGCAGTTCGATGCAGATTTTGAGGCTCACCTCTCAGATTTTGGCTTGGATAGACTGGTAGCCACTCCAGCCGATCATCCCTCCTCTTCCACTACAGCGGCCAGATCATCAATGGGGTATGTTTCTCCAGAAGCCAATTTGAGTGGGCAGATGACAAAGGAGGGCGATGTGTATAGCTTTGGGATTGTCCTGCTGGAGCTTCTGACAGGCAGAAGGCCCTTAATGTTGGAGCAGGAGGAGGACATGGATATTGTCAAGTGGGTGAAGAGGCAGCTGCAAACTGGGCAGATATCACAAGTATTTGATCCCAGTGTGGTAGAGGctgaggcagaggcagaggcagagggtgagGCAGATCCAGAGTCCTCCTCGGAGTGGGAGGAATTGTTACTTGCAGTGAAGGTGGGTCTTTTATGCACAGCCCCTGACCCTCTTGACAGGCCTGCTATGACTGAGGTGCTCTTCATGCTTGAGGGCTGTAGAATTGCGCCCCACCTCCCCTCCTCAGCTCATGCCTCTCCACTTTGA